The following are encoded in a window of Thalassotalea insulae genomic DNA:
- a CDS encoding family 20 glycosylhydrolase, translating into MLQRIIILLVLGAFCLMTQAKAEQLALMPYPLSLQQSAGHYSLSTQLEVKITGMSQQRQLFVNRQLNSFLTDYGIELTSATNTSDSADSKLVIAVNLAKAVDYQLPQLGVDESYLLKIDDNGIHIRAANDFGALQAIATLKQLIWSARDDSNIKLPYVTINDMPRFPWRGLLIDSVRHFISVDAIKRQLNGMAAAKLNVFHWHLTDDQGWRVESKSYPKLQQLASDGLYYSQQEIKEIVAYASELGIRVVPEFDLPGHASAIAVAYPELMTRNKPYHMEDNWGVFEPLLDPSNPKTYQFIEAIVAEFSALFPDTYLHIGGDEVNPVQWQQSSAVQQYMQANNLLDSAQLQAHFNQKVQQILAKYHKKMMGWDEIFHPKLARDIMVQSWRGMESLTEIAQAGYQGLLSTGFYIDQPQPTSFHYRNDPVNHDIQLVSPLPEDKVEAWQFSMPRIKGSEVKGKLVLIKRNGYLIHGYVKLNDNHYQKVVLDRRLALTKSQINFSLDSWMGPTRGEFELSAGELLTGRMLIGNSHYSVTGTRLAEFDFAEVKLLPSLNAEQATNILGGEATLWTELVTEHNLDLRIWPRVFAIAERFWSKKSLTNSDNMYQRLVAINEFADSIGLLQLKQQQKGFNSLVFPNTDITPLFMLAQQLEPASYYTRHHLKFRQGLYHQRASLNQFVDFLPVESLQLVQMKQQLKHFQHGNIQGLQQVVDIMRQWHSYFPAVVKLVKRNPKLSSLTPVVQDARAINTIGLTIAQSCLAGVKIRNSEVRRVKNTLQQLHSQVREISLASGLFVEQVLEVCRQ; encoded by the coding sequence ATGTTGCAACGAATTATCATATTGCTAGTTTTAGGTGCTTTTTGTCTGATGACTCAGGCAAAGGCTGAACAACTGGCATTAATGCCTTATCCATTATCGTTGCAGCAGTCAGCTGGCCATTATTCGTTATCGACACAGCTTGAAGTAAAGATAACCGGCATGAGCCAGCAGCGACAGTTATTTGTTAATCGCCAGTTAAACTCATTTTTAACCGATTATGGTATTGAATTAACCTCAGCGACAAATACTAGCGATAGTGCAGATTCGAAGTTAGTGATAGCCGTTAATTTAGCTAAAGCTGTTGATTACCAGCTCCCTCAATTAGGTGTTGATGAAAGCTACTTGTTAAAAATTGATGACAATGGCATCCATATTCGTGCGGCAAATGACTTTGGCGCATTGCAAGCGATAGCGACATTAAAGCAACTTATTTGGTCGGCACGTGATGACAGCAACATTAAACTGCCTTATGTCACTATTAATGATATGCCGCGTTTTCCATGGCGTGGTTTATTAATCGATAGTGTCAGACATTTTATTTCCGTTGATGCGATTAAGCGACAATTAAACGGCATGGCAGCAGCTAAATTAAATGTTTTCCATTGGCACTTGACCGATGATCAGGGCTGGCGAGTGGAATCAAAAAGCTATCCCAAACTGCAGCAGTTAGCCTCGGACGGTCTTTACTACAGTCAGCAAGAAATTAAAGAGATAGTCGCTTATGCCAGTGAACTTGGTATACGTGTCGTGCCTGAATTTGATCTGCCGGGTCATGCGTCTGCTATTGCTGTCGCCTATCCTGAATTAATGACTCGTAATAAACCCTATCATATGGAAGATAATTGGGGAGTGTTTGAGCCGTTACTCGATCCCAGTAATCCCAAAACGTATCAGTTTATTGAGGCGATTGTCGCTGAATTTAGTGCTTTGTTTCCTGATACGTATCTTCATATTGGTGGCGATGAAGTCAACCCGGTTCAATGGCAGCAAAGTAGCGCCGTGCAGCAATATATGCAAGCGAATAACTTACTTGATAGTGCGCAGTTACAGGCTCATTTTAATCAGAAGGTTCAGCAGATATTAGCTAAATACCATAAAAAAATGATGGGTTGGGATGAGATTTTTCATCCCAAATTAGCGCGCGATATTATGGTGCAGTCTTGGCGGGGCATGGAATCGTTAACCGAAATAGCGCAAGCGGGTTATCAGGGCTTATTATCGACAGGTTTTTATATCGATCAACCTCAACCGACCAGCTTTCATTATCGTAATGACCCGGTTAATCATGATATTCAGCTAGTTTCGCCTTTGCCAGAAGATAAGGTTGAAGCTTGGCAATTCAGCATGCCACGGATTAAAGGTAGCGAAGTTAAGGGTAAGTTAGTGCTTATTAAGCGGAACGGATACCTGATTCATGGCTATGTTAAATTAAATGATAATCACTATCAGAAAGTGGTGTTAGACCGCCGCTTAGCGTTAACAAAATCACAGATCAACTTTTCACTTGATAGCTGGATGGGACCAACACGCGGTGAGTTTGAACTAAGTGCTGGTGAACTGTTAACTGGTCGTATGTTAATAGGTAATAGTCATTACTCGGTCACAGGCACGAGGTTAGCTGAATTTGATTTTGCAGAGGTTAAATTACTACCTTCATTAAATGCTGAGCAGGCAACTAATATTTTAGGAGGTGAGGCGACGCTGTGGACGGAATTAGTCACAGAGCATAACCTTGATTTACGTATATGGCCGCGTGTGTTTGCCATTGCCGAGCGCTTTTGGTCAAAAAAATCCTTAACTAACAGTGATAACATGTATCAACGTTTAGTTGCTATCAACGAATTCGCTGATAGCATCGGGCTATTACAGCTTAAGCAGCAACAAAAAGGTTTTAACTCGCTGGTCTTTCCGAATACGGATATCACGCCATTGTTTATGCTGGCGCAACAATTAGAACCTGCCAGTTATTATACCCGTCACCATTTAAAATTCCGTCAGGGCTTATATCATCAGCGTGCGTCGTTAAATCAATTTGTTGATTTTCTGCCGGTAGAAAGTTTGCAATTGGTGCAAATGAAGCAACAGCTTAAACATTTTCAACATGGTAATATTCAGGGCTTACAACAGGTTGTTGATATTATGCGTCAATGGCACAGTTATTTTCCTGCTGTAGTGAAGCTGGTTAAACGTAACCCGAAATTGTCTTCTTTAACACCAGTAGTGCAAGACGCACGTGCCATTAATACTATAGGTTTAACGATCGCTCAGAGTTGTTTGGCGGGTGTCAAGATCAGAAACAGCGAAGTGCGGCGAGTAAAAAATACCTTGCAGCAGTTGCATAGTCAGGTGCGTGAAATATCACTGGCATCCGGTTTGTTTGTTGAGCAAGTGCTAGAAGTTTGCCGTCAGTAG
- a CDS encoding alpha/beta hydrolase → MYRHFDLASLEQQYSPSSCIDDINVFIEKYIQQSQQALTLAEQKQKVLTNLAYGKQTTQTLDLFLPDETVTAKQKLQIFIHGGYWQELSKNESCFAASNFQQHGYHFAVLNYTLAPQASLSTIVEECRQALTFLYQHAEQYGYNKDEIYLSGSSAGGHLAMMMALTDWHAYDIPPSFIKGICAVSGIYDLTPIAQTYINKPLQLTEKEIQDHSPLLRTIDRDLISQCQITLAYGDNETDEFKRQSQAMQRAIEQLNVPSNCQEISGRNHFDVILDLSESDSWLAQQVFKQMS, encoded by the coding sequence ATGTACCGTCACTTCGATTTAGCCAGCCTAGAGCAACAATATTCTCCCAGTAGCTGTATTGATGATATTAATGTTTTTATTGAAAAATATATTCAGCAAAGTCAGCAAGCACTAACGTTAGCGGAGCAAAAGCAAAAAGTGCTAACTAACCTAGCATACGGTAAACAGACTACGCAGACACTGGACCTGTTTTTACCTGATGAGACAGTGACAGCTAAGCAGAAACTACAGATTTTTATTCACGGTGGTTACTGGCAAGAGTTAAGCAAAAATGAATCCTGTTTTGCCGCCAGTAACTTTCAGCAACATGGCTATCATTTTGCTGTACTTAATTACACTTTAGCGCCACAGGCATCCCTTTCGACCATAGTAGAAGAATGTCGCCAGGCGCTAACGTTTTTATATCAGCATGCCGAGCAATATGGGTATAACAAGGATGAAATTTACCTTTCAGGTAGTTCAGCGGGCGGTCATTTAGCCATGATGATGGCATTAACAGACTGGCATGCCTACGATATTCCGCCGAGTTTTATTAAAGGCATTTGTGCTGTGAGTGGTATTTACGATCTAACGCCAATAGCTCAAACTTATATCAATAAGCCACTACAACTAACTGAGAAAGAAATCCAAGATCATAGTCCGTTATTACGAACAATAGACCGAGATTTAATATCGCAATGCCAAATAACGCTCGCTTATGGTGACAATGAAACCGATGAATTTAAACGTCAAAGTCAGGCAATGCAACGCGCTATTGAACAGTTAAACGTCCCCTCAAACTGTCAGGAAATAAGCGGACGCAACCATTTTGATGTGATCTTAGACTTATCAGAATCAGATAGCTGGTTAGCACAACAAGTGTTTAAGCAAATGAGCTAA